One Oncorhynchus kisutch isolate 150728-3 linkage group LG11, Okis_V2, whole genome shotgun sequence genomic region harbors:
- the LOC109899676 gene encoding synaptopodin 2-like protein has product MVSEEVVITLSGGAPWGFRLQGGVEHQKPLQVAKVRKRSKACRAGLREGDELVSINDQPCRGLSHAQAMTIIDSSPGILHIQVKRAPAGFQSVLLLTRAPSPRIDKEYRATLRAMSPSSRLHHTATVMEVPHGRSSLLSPMVRRCLTSPPGSEAYYGETDSDAEVAANERQRRQKHRNPSNLPGKAFGRASPEGGETSEFSGYDSAPDARVYPGLLGHGLLDGRGEGEGLPGVARREVIFQPPPGMWSSQTSTETSSIISSVEDQVSGQDRVMEEDRTFQEPSNVVPLVSPERAKEVMQLSSRRQMVPMVGPIDTPLDEELSVTYMDKAKQAKLNRGDTVQDKKVKEARTKCRSIASLLTDAPNPNSKGVLMFKKRRQRSKKYTLTSFGSVDEDMQHNSPEEDGLFPGSESEFDEDGFSAAPDTTWDSDYLDALEKRATAGGERGDGAEDAPSPGLSDISGKGAQLFEQQRKRAAEHAKKVAAAQPQIRTQSPNQLQIQEQPQPYAQSQPQPKTQPQMYQPQQPMAPPSPVAFQEEARSVAEGPMAPAPAAPTAYSMANGDVAYSPVSTAGVMMSPLTVAPNPITTQVSILTTHIPPPQTPLPELSSSSVLNRTARPFNPGFVTNRAATAPVVFRPVITKSAQRPATSVSIVGPPFSTSSEPPPSGNPAFFSPPSSVSRGPFSTSASALATHPRPAFSVENLAEPPMPSVPQASFTAIPPPPAQFSGGPIPSPPGSFANVPSIPPSSPFSGAPIPQAPVSVAQSAPAPVSFNPIHQPQVSVAQMPQASVSVVPLPNPTTPTPIHRSPMSKVPPAPGGRTGILLEARRRSGRRPMFRVPAEKKNSPNPDLLNMVQNLDDRPHYRSYSESVMGFESGAEEDQGSEVCQGRMPPLVAPKPRVIHEAPQIPQEEGKGAQLFARRQSRMDRYVVDTPQETAYRHEVSHPGVGPQDAPNPNINSQWKLSPNIRAPPPIGYNPLLAPSCPVGPQRDTSRSDRGGKGGKGGIAFQREGIKALDFMRRQPYQLNSAMFGGSVAKLSAIPSYQDQRQQQGGYTTMVGSTMTPPRQIPVKAARVYEIKRFSTPTPMSAPSLAPTVIAPRSATTLGERLTRSDMFSPTPAPLSPPPAPFFAPAPVSASPSVLAPTYSGGLPRLPRINVTPVRNPIPIPAPYPGVSYSGLQGAKQFQSAPELSFLANLPTPLRANAMQAPKPRFIATKVGVQPCVWRPGAM; this is encoded by the exons ATGGTGTCAGAAGAGGTTGTAATCACCTTGTCCGGTGGAGCACCATGGGGCTTTCGTCTCCAGGGGGGCGTGGAGCATCAGAAACCACTTCAGGTGGCCAAG GTGCGTAAGCGCAGTAAGGCGTGCAGAGCAGGACTGCGGGAGGGTGATGAGCTGGTGTCCATCAACGACCAGCCATGTAGAGGTCTGTCCCACGCCCAGGCCATGACCATAATCGACAGCTCCCCAGGAATACTACACATCCAAGTCAAGAG GGCGCCGGCAGGCTTCCAGTCCGTGTTGCTATTGACCCGTGCCCCATCACCCCGTATCGACAAAGAGTACCGAGCCACCCTGCGCGCCATGTCCCCCTCCTCCAGACTGCACCACACAGCCACTGTCATGGAGGTCCCCCATGGCAGGTCCTCCCTCCTATCCCCCATGGTGCGCAGATGCCTCACCTCGCCCCCAGGCAGCGAGGCCTACTAcggggagacagacagtgacGCAGAAGTGGCGGCCAACGAGAGGCAGAGGAGGCAGAAGCACAGAAATCCCAGCAACTTACCCGGAAAAGCCTTCGGTAGAGCCTCCCCGGAGGGAGGGGAGACCTCAGAGTTTAGCGGCTATGACAGTGCCCCAGATGCCCGGGTTTACCCAGGGCTCCTGGGCCACGGGTTACTGGatggcagaggagagggggagggcctGCCAGGGGTGGCCCGCAGGGAGGTGATCTTCCAGCCCCCTCCAGGGATGTGGTCCTCCCAGACCTCCACAGAGACATCCTCCATCATCTCCTCGGTTGAGGACCAGGTCTCAGGGCAGgacagagtgatggaggaggacAGAACCTTCCAGGAGCCATCCAACGTTGTCCCACTAGTGTCACCCGAGAGGGCAAAGGAGGTCATGCAGCTGAGCTCCCGTAGGCAGATGGTGCCCATGGTGGGGCCTATAGACACCCCTCTGGACGAGGAGCTCAGTGTCACCTACATGGACAAGGCCAAGCAAGCCA AACTGAACCGGGGTGACACGGTTCAAGACAAAAAGGTGAAGGAGGCCAGAACCAAGTGCCGCTCTATCGCCTCCCTTCTGACAGACGCCCCCAACCCCAACTCCAAGGGCGTGTTGATGTTCAAGAAGCGCAGGCAGCGCTCCAAGAAGTACACGTTGACCAGCTTCGGCAGCGTGGACGAGGACATGCAGCACAATTCCCCAGAGGAAGATGGTCTCTTCCCAGGAAGCGAGTCGGAGTTTGATGAGGATGGCTTCTCGGCCGCCCCCGACACCACCTGGGACAGTGACTACCTGGATGCGCTGGAGAAGAGGGCGACCGCAGGTGGAGAGCGAGGGGACGGGGCAGAAGATGCCCCAAGTCCCGGCCTGAGTGACATCTCTGGGAAGGGCGCCCAGCTGTTTGAGCAGCAGAGGAAGAGGGCGGCCGAGCACGCCAAGAAGGTGGCTGCCGCCCAACCTCAGATAAGGACCCAATCACCAAACCAATTACAGATCCAGGAGCAGCCTCAGCCATATGCACAGAGCCAGCCCCAGCCAAAAACACAACCACAGATGTACCAGCCTCAGCAGCCTATGGCACCACCGTCCCCTGTAGCCTTCCAGGAGGAGGCTCGGTCTGTGGCAGAGGGGCCTATGGCACCGGCCCCAGCTGCTCCTACTGCCTACAGCATGGCTAATGGAGACGTCGCCTACTCTCCAGTGAGCACGGCTGGCGTGATGATGTCACCCTTGACTGTGGCACCCAACCCAATCACCACCCAAGTGTCGATCTTAACCACTCACATACCTCCACCCCAAACACCGCTGCCAGAACTCTCCTCCAGCTCTGTTCTCAACAGAACAGCCCGCCCCTTCAACCCAGGGTTCGTGACCAACCGAGCTGCCACCGCTCCTGTTGTGTTCCGCCCCGTCATCACCAAAAGCGCCCAGCGCCCGGCGACCTCGGTGTCTATTGTAGGACCTCCCTTCTCCACCTCATCAGAGCCGCCTCCAAGTGGTAATCCCGCCTTCTTCTCTCCCCCGTCCTCTGTGTCCAGAGGACCCTTCTCCACCTCAGCCTCAGCACTGGCGACTCATCCTCGTCCTGCCTTCTCTGTGGAGAACCTGGCAGAACCACCCATGCCCTCTGTTCCACAGGCTTCCTTCACAGCCATACCTCCACCCCCAGCACAATTCTCAGGTGGCCCCATACCCTCACCTCCAGGATCATTTGCCAATGTACCCTCAATTCCACCCTCATCACCATTCTCAGGTGCACCCATACCCCAAGCCCCAGTCTCAGTGGCTCAATCAGCCCCAGCTCCAGTGTCTTTTAACCCCATACACCAACCTCAAGTTTCTGTTGCCCAGATGCCACAAGCTTCTGTATCAGTTGTCCCACTCCCAAACCCCACAACTCCAACACCTATACACAGATCCCCCATGTCCAAGGTCCCACCTGCCCCTGGTGGTCGTACCGGCATCCTCCTGGAGGCTCGTCGGCGCAGCGGCAGGAGGCCCATGTTTCGAGTACCTGCTGAGAAGAAGAACTCTCCCAACCCTGACCTGCTGAACATGGTGCAGAACCTGGATGACAGGCCCCACTACAGAAGCTACTCAGAGAGTGTGATGGGCTTTGAGTCTGGTGCAGAAGAAGACCAGGGTTCTGAAGTCTGCCAGGGAAGGATGCCTCCACTGGTGGCCCCCAAACCTAGGGTCATCCACGAGGCCCCTCAGATCCCCCAGGAAGAGGGCAAGGGGGCTCAGCTGTTTGCCCGCAGGCAGAGCCGCATGGACCGGTATGTGGTAGACACTCCACAGGAGACCGCCTACCGGCATGAGGTCTCCCACCCAGGGGTCGGGCCCCAGGATGCTCCCAACCCCAATATCAACTCACAGTGGAAGTTATCCCCCAACATCCGCGCCCCCCCGCCTATTGGCTACAACCCTCTGCTGGCCCCTTCCTGTCCTGTGGGGCCACAGAGAGACACCAGCAGGTCTGACAGGGGGGGAAAAGGAGGCAAAGGAGGGATCGCCTTTCAGAGGGAGGGAATCAAAGCTCTGGATTTCATGAGAAGGCAGCCTTACCAGCTCAACTCAGCTATGTTCGGGGGTAGTGTTGCCAAGCTGTCGGCGATTCCCTCCTACCAGGACCAGAGGCAGCAGCAGGGAGGGTACACTACTATGGTGGGCAGCACCATGACCCCTCCCAGACAGATCCCAGTCAAAGCGGCCCGTGTGTATGAGATCAAACGCTTCTCCACACCCACGCCCATGTCAGCCCCGAGCCTGGCCCCCACCGTGATCGCTCCTCGCTCAGCCACAACGCTGGGAGAGCGCCTGACCCGCTCCGATATGTTCTCCCCaacccctgctcctctctccccaccccctgcCCCTTTCTTTGCCCCAGCTCCTGTCTCTGCCTCACCTTCCGTCCTTGCTCCTACCTATTCAGGGGGCCTGCCTAGACTGCCCAGAATCAATGTTACCCCTGTCCGcaaccccatccccatcccagcACCCTATCCTGGAGTGTCCTACAGTGGGCTCCAAGGAGCCAAGCAGTTTCAGAGTGCCCCTGAGCTTAGTTTCCTTGCTAACCTTCCCACTCCCCTAAGGGCGAATGCCATGCAGGCGCCAAAACCCCGCTTCATCGCCACCAAGGTGGGTGTCCAGCCGTGTGTGTGGAGACCAGGTGCCATGTGA